A stretch of Flexivirga aerilata DNA encodes these proteins:
- a CDS encoding carbohydrate ABC transporter permease, which yields MTTDAPALRRTTRRSRPRDTAVKTGSSGILLIVAFLFCIPLVWVILASFDKNASLAVAWPGSPTFDNYRGVLNEKTTYRPIWNSLLLCGGGTILTVVCAALAAYPLSRYRSRATRPFLMTIIFASGLPLTAIMIPVYAMFVQVNLIDSMPAAAVFLAASSLPYAIFLMKNFMDGVPQELEESAWTEGAGMVRTLWSIVLPLMRPGTAVVTMLTFVGMWGNFFVPFMLLLSPDKLPAAVSLFTFSSQYGQVQYGQLAAFSILYSLPVALLYLLLGRRLRDGFVAAGGVKG from the coding sequence ATGACGACCGACGCCCCCGCTCTGCGGCGTACGACGAGGCGCTCGCGCCCGCGCGACACCGCGGTGAAGACCGGCTCCAGCGGCATCCTGCTGATCGTCGCGTTCCTCTTCTGCATCCCGCTCGTGTGGGTGATCCTGGCGTCGTTCGACAAGAACGCCTCGCTGGCCGTCGCGTGGCCGGGCTCGCCCACCTTCGACAACTACCGCGGCGTGCTCAACGAGAAGACCACCTACCGGCCGATCTGGAACTCGCTGTTGTTGTGCGGCGGCGGCACGATCCTCACCGTGGTCTGTGCGGCACTCGCGGCATACCCGCTGAGCCGCTATCGCTCCCGGGCCACCCGGCCGTTCCTGATGACGATCATCTTCGCGAGCGGGCTGCCGCTCACCGCGATCATGATCCCGGTCTACGCGATGTTCGTGCAGGTCAACCTGATCGACTCGATGCCCGCCGCCGCGGTCTTCCTCGCCGCGTCCTCGCTGCCCTACGCGATCTTCCTGATGAAGAACTTCATGGACGGCGTCCCGCAGGAGCTCGAGGAGTCGGCCTGGACCGAGGGCGCCGGCATGGTGCGCACGCTGTGGTCGATCGTGCTGCCGCTCATGCGGCCCGGCACGGCGGTGGTGACGATGCTGACGTTCGTCGGCATGTGGGGCAACTTCTTCGTGCCCTTCATGCTGCTGCTGTCGCCGGACAAGCTGCCCGCCGCGGTGTCGCTGTTCACCTTCTCCTCGCAGTACGGGCAGGTGCAATACGGCCAGCTCGCCGCCTTCTCGATCCTCTACTCCCTGCCGGTCGCGCTGCTCTACCTGCTGCTCGGCCGGCGCCTGCGCGACGGATTCGTCGCGGCGGGCGGCGTGAAGGGCTGA
- the prmC gene encoding peptide chain release factor N(5)-glutamine methyltransferase, with amino-acid sequence MTGLREAVDGATTQLREAGVPSARADAVTLLAHVLRVPAAELQRQLVLGGDLDPDTLTRYDDLVAHRRSRVPLQHLTGTAPFRHLELAVGPGVFVPRPETELLVDLVLRAAHGLASPTVVDLCTGSGAIALAVKQELPAAAVSAVELDPMAHAWAARNRDNLGLDVEIACGAAQSAFPDLDEGVDVVVSNPPYIPVGMVPIDPEVRDHDPEVALYGGSEDGLRIPLAVASRAAELLRPGGVLIMEHADSQGDSLPAALRQQGMWVEVADHVDLTERPRAVTAVRRS; translated from the coding sequence ATGACCGGTCTGCGCGAGGCGGTCGACGGCGCCACCACGCAGCTGCGGGAGGCAGGCGTGCCGAGCGCCCGCGCCGACGCGGTGACGCTGCTCGCCCATGTGCTCCGGGTCCCGGCGGCCGAGCTGCAACGCCAGCTGGTGCTCGGCGGCGACCTCGATCCCGACACGCTCACCCGCTATGACGACCTGGTCGCCCACCGGCGCAGCCGGGTGCCGCTGCAGCACCTCACCGGCACGGCGCCCTTCCGCCACCTCGAACTCGCTGTAGGCCCAGGCGTTTTCGTGCCTCGCCCGGAAACCGAGCTGCTGGTCGACCTGGTGCTGCGGGCGGCGCACGGGCTGGCGTCTCCCACCGTCGTCGACCTGTGCACCGGCTCCGGCGCGATCGCGCTCGCGGTCAAGCAGGAGCTGCCGGCGGCCGCCGTGTCGGCGGTCGAGCTCGACCCGATGGCGCACGCCTGGGCGGCGCGCAACCGCGACAACCTCGGGCTTGACGTCGAGATCGCCTGTGGTGCGGCCCAATCCGCCTTCCCCGACCTCGATGAGGGAGTCGACGTGGTCGTGAGCAATCCGCCATACATCCCGGTGGGGATGGTGCCGATCGATCCCGAGGTGCGCGACCACGACCCCGAGGTCGCGCTCTACGGCGGCAGCGAGGACGGGCTGCGCATCCCGCTCGCCGTGGCGTCGCGGGCCGCCGAGCTGCTGCGCCCCGGCGGGGTGCTGATCATGGAACACGCTGACTCGCAAGGGGATTCACTGCCCGCAGCGCTGCGACAGCAAGGCATGTGGGTCGAGGTGGCCGATCATGTCGATCTCACCGAGCGACCGCGTGCGGTGACCGCGGTGCGGCGCTCCTAG
- a CDS encoding carbohydrate ABC transporter permease — MAAVAETSTLTTGPGRTNDRDPARTARRGMPLLPAVALLLIFMAGPVIYSIYLAFTNKALRGEGADHTSLVGLTNFTDAFAKADFWNAMWLTLVFTVVSGVIGQNLLGMALALLLRKCAAWVSWLTGTVVIGAWIIPEVVAGYLWYTFLSGDGSLNKVFDWFGLGPQDWLISAPIVAVSFANIWRGTAFSMLTYSAALSQLDPEVEESAAIDGAGPLRRFWSITVPLIRRSIMTNLLLTTLQTLSVFGLIFVMTGGGPGTKSQTLPLYMYQQAFSFGQLGYGTAVALVLLLVGGVAALAYLKVLPKEDLT, encoded by the coding sequence ATGGCTGCTGTCGCCGAAACCTCAACGCTGACAACCGGTCCCGGCCGCACGAACGACCGTGACCCGGCACGCACCGCACGCCGCGGCATGCCGCTGCTCCCGGCGGTCGCGCTGCTGCTGATCTTCATGGCCGGCCCGGTGATCTACTCGATCTACCTCGCCTTCACCAACAAGGCCTTGCGCGGCGAGGGCGCCGACCACACCTCGCTCGTCGGGCTGACCAACTTCACCGACGCGTTCGCCAAGGCCGACTTCTGGAACGCCATGTGGCTGACGCTGGTATTCACCGTGGTGTCCGGCGTCATCGGCCAGAACCTCCTCGGCATGGCGCTGGCACTGCTCCTGCGCAAGTGCGCCGCATGGGTTTCGTGGCTCACCGGCACGGTCGTCATCGGCGCGTGGATCATCCCGGAGGTCGTGGCCGGATACCTCTGGTACACCTTCCTTTCCGGCGACGGCTCGCTCAACAAGGTGTTCGACTGGTTTGGCCTCGGCCCGCAGGACTGGTTGATCAGTGCGCCGATCGTGGCGGTGTCGTTCGCCAACATCTGGCGCGGTACGGCCTTCTCGATGCTGACCTACTCCGCCGCGCTCTCCCAGCTCGACCCGGAGGTCGAGGAGAGCGCCGCGATCGACGGCGCCGGCCCGCTGCGCCGCTTCTGGTCCATCACCGTGCCGCTGATCCGTCGCTCGATCATGACCAACCTGCTGCTCACCACCCTGCAGACGCTGTCGGTCTTCGGGCTGATCTTCGTGATGACCGGCGGCGGCCCCGGCACCAAGAGCCAGACGCTGCCGCTCTACATGTACCAACAGGCGTTCAGCTTCGGGCAGCTCGGCTACGGCACGGCGGTCGCACTCGTGCTCCTGCTCGTCGGCGGCGTCGCCGCGCTCGCCTACCTCAAGGTGCTGCCGAAGGAGGACCTGACGTGA